The proteins below come from a single Sorghum bicolor cultivar BTx623 chromosome 4, Sorghum_bicolor_NCBIv3, whole genome shotgun sequence genomic window:
- the LOC8056813 gene encoding ribonuclease TUDOR 1: MASNTGASGWFRGKVKAVTSGDCLLIMGSSKAEIPPEKSITLSYLMAPRLARRGGVDEPFAWESKEFLRKLCIGKEVTFRVDYTAPNIGREFGTVYLGDKNVAYSVVSAGWARVKEQGPKGGEQNPYLAELLRLEEVAKQQGVGRWSKEPGAAEESIRDLPPSAIGEASGFDAKGFAVANKGKSLEAIVEQVRDGSTVRVYLLPSFQFVQIYVAGVQAPSMGRRPSVPTVIAETDDTANGVNGEDSEGTPAQLTTAQRLVASAASAEVPPDRYGREAKHFTETRVLNRDVRIVVEGTDSFSNIIGSVYYPDGETAKDLALELVENGLAKYVEWSANMLDVEVKIKLKNAELQAKKDQLRIWTGFKPPVTNSKPIHDQKFTGKVVEVVSGDCIIVADDAAPYGSPSAERRVNLSSIRAPKLGNARTDVKPEPFGRESKEFLRTRLIGKQVAVEMEYSRRISTVDGQSAAPTANMADTRVLDYGSVFLGSPSQTDGDDISSAPSSASQPGVNVAELLLSRGFAKTSKHRDYEERSHYYDALLAAESRAEKAKKGVHSLKESPVMHITDLTTVSAKKAKDFLPFLQRNRRHSAIVEYVFSGHRFKLTIPKETCSIAFSLSGVRCPGKGEPYSDEAIALMRRRILQRDVEIEVEAVDRTGTFIGSLWESKTNMGSVLLEAGLAKLSSFGLDRISDAYVLQRAEQSAKQQKIKIWENYVEGENASNGSTPESKQKEILKVVVTEVLGGGKFYVQTVGDQRVASIQQQLASLKLKDAPVIGAFNPVKGEIVLAQFSLDNSWNRAMIVNGPRSVESPNDKFEVFYIDYGNQEVVTYSRLRPVDPSVSSSPALAQLCSLAFIKVPSLEDDFGQEAAEYLSECLLSSSKQYRAMIEERDASGGKSKGQGTGNVLIVTLVDAETESSINATMLEEGLARLERSKRWDTRERKTALQNLEQFQEKAKKERLRIWQYGDVESDEEEQAPAARKPGGRR; this comes from the exons ATGAGCCTTTTGCATGGGAAAGCAAAGAGTTTCTGAGGAAGCTTTGTATAGGGAAG GAGGTCACGTTCAGAGTGGATTATACAGCTCCTAATATTGGACGAGAATTTGGAACTGTTTATCTAGGCGACAAGAATGTTGCATACTCAGTAGTTTCTGCTGGATGGGCAAGG GTAAAGGAGCAAGGCCCCAAGGGGGGCGAACAAAACCCTTACCTTGCTGAGCTGTTGAGGTTGGAGGAAGTCGCCAAGCAACAGGGTGTTGGTCGTTGGAGCAAG GAACCTGGTGCTGCTGAAGAGTCAATAAGAGATCTTCCACCATctgcaattggtgaagcaagtGGTTTTGATGCAAAGGGTTTTGCGGTTGCAAATAAAGGCAAGAGTCTGGAGGCAATAGTTGAACAAGTCCGCGATGGCAGTACTGTTCGTGTGTATTTACTCCCTAGTTTCCAGTTTGTGCAGATATATGTTGCTGGAGTACAG GCTCCATCAATGGGGAGACGCCCATCGGTACCTACTGTAATTGCTGAAACTGATGATACTGCTAATGGCGTGAACGGTGAAGATTCTGAGGGAACACCTGCGCAACTGACTACAGCACAAAGACTTGTTGCTTCTGCAGCTTCTGCTGAAGTTCCACCAGATAGGTATGGAAGAGAAGCCAAGCACTTCACAGAGACTAGAGTCCTCAACAGAGAT GTGCGTATTGTGGTGGAAGGCACAGATAGCTTTAGTAATATAATTGGTTCTGTGTATTACCCTGATGGAGAGACTGCAAAAGACTTGGCCCTTGAGCTTGTTGAAAAT GGGCTTGCAAAGTATGTTGAGTGGAGTGCTAATATGCTTGATGTTGAAGTAAAAATAAAGCTGAAGAACGCAGAACTTCAGGCTAAAAAGGATCAATTGAGAATCTGGACAGGGTTTAAGCCACCGGTGACAAACTCGAAGCCCATTCATGACCAGAAATTTACTGGAAAA GTGGTAGAGGTTGTAAGTGGGGATTGTATTATTGTGGCTGATGATGCTGCTCCATATGGCAGTCCTTCAGCTGAACGTCGGGTTAATCTGTCAAGCATTAGGGCTCCTAAGTTGGGCAATGCTCGTACAGATGTGAAGCCTGAACCTTTTGGTCGTGAATCTAAGGAATTCTTGCGCACGAGGTTGATTGGCAAGCAA GTGGCTGTTGAAATGGAATACTCTCGAAGGATCAGCACTGTGGATGGACAGAGTGCTGCTCCAACAGCAAACATGGCTGATACGAGAGTTCTAGATTATGGTTCAGTATTTCTGGGTTCACCATCACAGACTGATGGAGATGACATATCTTCTGCTCCGAGCTCTGCCAGCCAGCCTGGAGTTAATGTTGCTGAGCTTTTGCTCTCACGAGGCTTTGCTAAAACATCTAAACACAGGGATTATGAGGAAAGATCACACTATTATGATGCTTTATTAGCAGCTGAATCACGGGCTGAGAAAGCAAAGAAAGGAGTCCATTCTCTAAAAGAATCTCCTGTGATGCATATAACAGATTTGACAACT GTATCTGCAAAGAAGGCCAAAGATTTCCTTCCCTTCTTGCAGCGGAACAGAAGGCATTCGGCCATCGTCGAATATGTTTTTAGTGGCCATCGGTTCAAACTAACAATTCCTAAGGAGACTTGCAGTATTGCCTTCTCATTATCTGGTGTTCGGTGTCCTGGTAAAGGCGAACCATACTCAGATGAAGCTATTGCTTTGATGAGGAGAAGGATACTGCAACGTGATGTGGAG ATAGAGGTTGAAGCAGTTGACAGGACAGGAACATTCATAGGTTCTTTGTGGGAGTCCAAGACCAACATGGGCTCTGTACTTCTGGAAGCTGGGCTCGCCAAACTGAGTTCATTTGGCTTGGATAGGATCTCAGATGCTTATGTCCTACAAAGAGCTGAACAGTCTGCAAAGCAACAAAAGATTAAG ATATGGGAGAACTATGTCGAGGGTGAAAATGCTTCCAACGGATCCACACCTGAATCTAAACAAAAGGAAATTCTCAAG GTTGTCGTCACGGAAGTTCTTGGTGGTGGGAAGTTTTATGTTCAGACAGTGGGTGACCAGAGGGTGGCTTCAATTCAACAGCAGCTTGCATCTTTGAAACTTAAAGATGCGCCAGTAATTGGTGCTTTTAATCCTGTGAAGGGAGAGATAGTCCTCGCACAATTTAGCCTTGACAACTCCTGGAACAGAGCTATG ATTGTTAATGGACCTCGTTCTGTAGAATCTCCGAACGACAAGTTTGAAGTATTCTATATTGACTATGGCAACCAAGAGGTGGTTACCTACAGTCGTCTACGACCTGTGGACCCATCTGTTTCCTCGTCTCCTGCTCTTGCTCAGCTATGCAGCCTTGCTTTCATAAAAGTGCCCAGTCTTGAGGATGACTTCGGTCAGGAAGCAGCAGAGTATCTAAGCGAATGTTTGCTCAGTAGCTCAAAACAATACCGGGCAATGATCGAAGAACGTGATGCTTCTGGGGGAAAATCAAAAGGACAAGGAACCGGAAATGTTCTCATTGTTACTCTTGTTGATGCGGAGACAGAAAGTAGCATAAATGCTACCATGCTTGAG GAAGGGCTTGCCCGGCTTGAAAGAAGCAAGAGATGGGACACTAGGGAGAGGAAGACAGCTCTCCAGAACCTGGAACAGTTCCAGGAGAAGGCAAAGAAGGAaaggctgcggatctggcagtACGGAGATGTTGAATCGGACGAGGAGGAGCAGGCCCCAGCTGCAAGGAAGCCTGGAGGTCGTCGGTAG